A genomic stretch from Natronomonas gomsonensis includes:
- a CDS encoding amidohydrolase family protein — protein MDIEAIDTMCRAFYAEPALAKPLFEVREFKTLAESTFAGVMAHHDIPEDEAWRVFEVLGNDSLEETVDEMDEVGVEKVFMDQLVQWSRDAKKTLTMLSVEELAEMVDRSDGRVVPGVGYDPHRIPESLERVERAVEDHDFKYVWFHPMTYGLRPTDEKCYPLYAKCNELDVPVCFQTGHSAEPLPSEPGHPMYADEVAMDFPDLTLVLTHAGWPWTSEWCSMLWRHPNVYGNIGAYYPSFLPDRQVEFIDSSRIRNKVMWATNGLGFERCKEEFLDLPIRDKTKRAVLRENAMNVFDI, from the coding sequence ATGGATATCGAAGCCATCGACACGATGTGTCGGGCGTTCTACGCCGAACCTGCACTCGCAAAACCACTGTTTGAGGTTCGAGAATTCAAAACACTTGCCGAATCGACGTTCGCGGGTGTGATGGCCCACCACGACATTCCTGAAGACGAAGCGTGGCGCGTCTTCGAAGTGCTGGGTAACGACTCGCTTGAAGAAACAGTTGACGAGATGGATGAGGTAGGCGTCGAAAAGGTGTTTATGGATCAGCTCGTTCAGTGGTCCCGTGATGCGAAGAAGACGCTTACAATGCTTAGCGTCGAGGAACTGGCCGAGATGGTGGACCGCTCGGACGGCCGTGTTGTCCCCGGCGTCGGGTACGACCCACACCGCATCCCCGAAAGCCTCGAACGCGTTGAGCGTGCCGTCGAAGATCACGATTTCAAGTACGTCTGGTTCCACCCGATGACGTACGGACTGCGCCCAACAGACGAAAAGTGCTATCCGCTGTACGCGAAATGTAACGAACTCGATGTCCCGGTCTGTTTCCAGACTGGGCACTCCGCGGAACCTCTCCCGAGTGAACCTGGCCACCCGATGTACGCTGACGAGGTCGCCATGGACTTCCCGGACCTGACACTTGTGCTTACACATGCCGGGTGGCCGTGGACGAGCGAGTGGTGCTCAATGCTCTGGCGACACCCAAATGTCTACGGGAACATCGGTGCCTACTATCCTTCCTTCCTTCCGGACAGGCAGGTCGAGTTCATTGATAGTAGCCGCATCCGCAACAAGGTCATGTGGGCAACCAACGGACTCGGATTCGAGCGCTGCAAGGAGGAGTTCCTTGATCTCCCGATTCGGGACAAAACTAAGCGAGCCGTACTTCGGGAAAACGCAATGAACGTCTTCGATATCTGA
- a CDS encoding SDR family NAD(P)-dependent oxidoreductase has translation MMTSSQSADLQGDVVVITGASRGLGRATAEAFGARGTRVVVNYRSNEDAAAKTVAAVKDSHERADAIAVQADASDPDAIDHLFERVDEEYGRVDVFVHNAAVTAFKPLTEVTPQDISLTYDLGVTGFLLAAQHSIERMDEGGRIIAVSGNDSHTFMPLHGLLGSAKAALECLVRYLAVEQANNGITVNAVNPGLLDKDNYYTSISEETAAAMAELEEQTPKEGAVPPSAVAEGIVTLAEPRSEWITGEVLNVDGGLAAM, from the coding sequence ATGATGACATCAAGTCAGTCAGCGGACCTGCAAGGAGATGTCGTGGTAATCACTGGAGCCAGTCGCGGGCTCGGTCGCGCTACTGCTGAAGCATTCGGTGCGCGAGGTACGCGTGTCGTTGTCAACTACCGAAGCAACGAAGATGCGGCGGCCAAGACGGTGGCAGCCGTTAAGGATTCACACGAAAGGGCAGACGCCATAGCCGTCCAGGCAGACGCCTCAGACCCGGACGCTATTGATCACCTGTTTGAGCGCGTCGACGAGGAGTACGGCCGTGTTGATGTGTTCGTCCACAATGCAGCCGTGACGGCGTTCAAACCGCTCACCGAGGTGACGCCCCAGGATATCTCACTGACCTACGACCTCGGTGTTACAGGGTTCCTGCTGGCGGCCCAGCACTCAATCGAACGTATGGACGAGGGGGGCCGTATCATCGCCGTTTCGGGCAACGACAGTCACACGTTCATGCCACTACACGGCCTCCTCGGAAGTGCGAAGGCAGCGCTAGAGTGTCTAGTCCGATATCTTGCGGTCGAGCAAGCGAACAACGGCATCACCGTCAACGCGGTCAACCCCGGTCTGCTCGACAAGGACAACTACTACACGTCGATCTCCGAGGAGACCGCGGCGGCAATGGCAGAACTGGAGGAACAAACGCCGAAGGAGGGCGCTGTGCCACCGTCGGCGGTCGCTGAGGGTATCGTAACGCTCGCGGAACCGCGGAGCGAGTGGATCACCGGTGAAGTACTGAACGTCGACGGTGGTCTCGCGGCGATGTGA
- a CDS encoding MaoC family dehydratase translates to MNNDRTDLRYFEDIEVGTVHELGTYMVNKKDIIEFAEQWDPQYFHVDAEAAADSMFGELVASGIHTLAILQRIASLNYYAETDVHGGPGIEDIQFTTPVRPGDTLSVIMTVESKRDLESSPNRGLVHFGFTVTNQNDVTVLTATVLSLIGKR, encoded by the coding sequence ATGAATAACGACCGGACCGACTTGCGCTACTTCGAGGATATCGAGGTCGGGACGGTTCACGAACTTGGAACGTATATGGTGAACAAAAAAGATATCATCGAATTCGCCGAACAGTGGGACCCCCAGTACTTCCACGTCGATGCGGAGGCTGCGGCGGATTCTATGTTTGGGGAACTCGTTGCAAGCGGTATTCACACGCTCGCTATCCTTCAACGTATCGCCTCACTAAACTACTACGCCGAGACTGATGTTCACGGCGGTCCTGGAATTGAGGACATCCAGTTCACTACGCCGGTCCGCCCGGGTGATACGCTCTCGGTGATAATGACAGTTGAGTCGAAACGTGACCTTGAGAGTAGTCCTAATCGCGGACTCGTTCACTTCGGGTTCACGGTCACGAACCAAAACGATGTGACTGTATTGACCGCGACAGTACTGAGTCTTATCGGGAAGCGTTGA
- a CDS encoding enoyl-CoA hydratase/isomerase family protein encodes MGDHRTDKDTSRVVTKAYHRTPRITVCMSSEETYSTIQTYRNDEDDRIFHVDLDRPDDNNTVTAELLSELGHAVESADAADDVDAIVLGTTSENFCAGGSLDELGDIDREGGNRFLSGYVDTVHLLRETGKPTVAAVKGTCVAGGNELVMGSDIIVAGESARFGQPEARVGSTAAGGGVQMMPLIVGEQRAKDLLLTARLLSAEEAEDWGLINRVVDDDEVDERSIEIAQDIIDNNSPQAYRVIKAMLKQWNNMAMMNREVARELTAAVWDSEEFSDRANAFMSGEDLDSRQFSGTLDKGDE; translated from the coding sequence ATGGGTGACCATCGGACGGACAAGGACACATCCCGGGTGGTTACAAAAGCTTATCATCGTACCCCAAGGATTACCGTGTGCATGTCTAGCGAAGAGACGTACTCGACGATTCAGACGTATCGTAACGACGAGGACGACCGCATCTTCCACGTCGATCTCGACCGGCCAGATGACAATAATACGGTCACAGCGGAGTTGCTCTCAGAACTCGGTCATGCCGTCGAGTCTGCCGATGCTGCCGACGATGTGGATGCTATCGTTCTCGGAACCACGAGCGAGAACTTCTGTGCCGGCGGTAGTCTGGACGAACTCGGTGATATCGACCGTGAGGGGGGAAACCGGTTCCTCAGCGGCTACGTCGATACTGTCCACCTCTTGCGTGAAACCGGAAAGCCGACCGTCGCCGCCGTGAAGGGAACCTGCGTTGCGGGGGGCAATGAGCTCGTGATGGGGTCAGACATAATTGTCGCCGGCGAGTCGGCGAGATTCGGCCAGCCAGAGGCGCGTGTCGGCTCGACGGCCGCTGGTGGTGGCGTCCAGATGATGCCGCTCATCGTCGGCGAACAGCGCGCCAAGGACCTCCTTCTTACTGCCCGGCTTCTCTCGGCCGAAGAGGCTGAGGACTGGGGGCTCATCAACCGCGTCGTTGACGACGACGAGGTAGACGAACGTTCTATTGAAATAGCCCAAGACATAATCGACAACAATAGTCCACAGGCCTACCGAGTCATCAAGGCGATGCTCAAACAGTGGAATAATATGGCGATGATGAACCGTGAGGTCGCCCGCGAACTGACGGCGGCAGTCTGGGATTCCGAGGAGTTTTCCGACCGCGCTAACGCCTTCATGTCCGGTGAGGACCTTGACTCGCGCCAGTTCTCTGGAACGCTCGACAAGGGGGACGAATAA